A window of the Longimicrobiales bacterium genome harbors these coding sequences:
- a CDS encoding cytochrome c: protein MKAVIRTLAFCALAAAACGDLETNDDRGYTKAPLEHPTLLIRGEQPSDMALLREPLTPVITEVPMPDTTPAQEAPAEQPGQQPPPAAELPEGVTQEMVAAGEQVFGGAGFCFTCHGATGGGTPLAPPLADSEWLNIDGSLPEIERIVREGVPQPSQYPAAMPPMGGAQLSDEQIRDVAAYIYTISR from the coding sequence ATGAAGGCAGTGATCCGCACACTCGCGTTCTGCGCACTGGCCGCCGCAGCCTGCGGCGACCTGGAGACGAACGACGACCGCGGCTATACCAAGGCGCCGCTCGAGCATCCCACGCTCCTGATCCGGGGCGAGCAGCCGTCGGATATGGCGCTGCTGCGCGAGCCCCTGACGCCGGTGATCACCGAGGTGCCCATGCCGGATACGACGCCGGCGCAGGAGGCGCCCGCGGAGCAGCCCGGCCAGCAGCCGCCGCCTGCAGCGGAGCTGCCGGAGGGCGTGACGCAGGAGATGGTCGCAGCGGGCGAGCAGGTCTTCGGGGGTGCGGGCTTCTGCTTCACGTGTCACGGCGCGACCGGCGGCGGTACGCCGCTGGCCCCGCCGCTGGCCGACAGCGAGTGGCTGAACATCGACGGCTCGCTGCCGGAGATCGAGCGGATCGTACGCGAAGGCGTGCCGCAGCCGTCACAGTACCCGGCAGCCATGCCCCCGATGGGCGGAGCCCAGCTCTCCGACGAGCAGATCCGCGACGTCGCGGCCTACATCTACACGATCAGCCGCTGA